The Limnochorda sp. LNt genome includes a region encoding these proteins:
- a CDS encoding low molecular weight phosphatase family protein, with the protein MVVTVCDQAAEACPAWPGQARRVHLGFPDPAAVQGSPEAIRQAFRQVRDGLAEGLERLLREVE; encoded by the coding sequence TTGGTGGTCACAGTTTGCGATCAGGCGGCCGAGGCTTGCCCGGCCTGGCCGGGACAGGCTCGGCGGGTGCACCTGGGGTTTCCCGACCCGGCGGCCGTGCAAGGTTCGCCCGAGGCCATCCGGCAAGCCTTCCGCCAGGTACGGGACGGCTTGGCCGAGGGGCTGGAGCGACTCCTGCGGGAGGTGGAGTAG
- a CDS encoding alkaline phosphatase PhoX encodes MAWGLALGMGLLGIALPAMAATGPSSSQSPYIVPLAAGVEVRSILTVGDWVNRRPDGTPYRMAGIPDGLALFDNGDGTFTVLMNHEFPGNQGLTRAHGAQGAFVSRWIIRKSDLAVLHGEDLIRQVVTWDPKTASWNPPSAGVAFSRFCSADLPALTAFYDPVTGLGYHGRLLTNGEESGAEGRTFAHTLDGISYELPWLGKLSFENVVAHPAAGTRTVVVGLDDSSGGQVYVYVGEKRASGNPVEKAGLVGGVLFGLKIEGVTQETDALQLAKGSRFTLQRLGDVSTWTGARLEEESRRAGVTAFQRPEDGAWDPNHPNDFYFVTTASFNNRSRLWRLRFDDIRRPELGGTVEMLLTGNEGPKTMDNLTVTTGGQLLIQEDPGENPHLATIWSYDIATGALTPVAQHDPARFRQGGQSFLTEDEESSGIVDASQILGDGWVLLDVQAHYKQSDPELAEGGQLLAMRIPRR; translated from the coding sequence ATGGCGTGGGGACTTGCCCTGGGCATGGGGTTGCTGGGTATCGCGCTGCCCGCAATGGCAGCAACGGGCCCGTCCAGCTCCCAGTCCCCGTACATCGTGCCACTGGCGGCGGGTGTGGAGGTCCGCTCCATCCTGACGGTGGGTGACTGGGTCAACCGCAGGCCCGATGGCACGCCGTACCGCATGGCGGGCATTCCCGACGGGCTCGCGCTCTTCGACAACGGCGACGGGACCTTCACCGTGCTCATGAACCACGAATTCCCGGGCAACCAGGGTCTCACGCGAGCCCACGGCGCGCAAGGGGCTTTCGTTTCGCGCTGGATTATCCGAAAGTCCGACCTGGCAGTCCTGCATGGGGAAGACCTCATCCGCCAGGTGGTGACGTGGGACCCCAAGACGGCATCGTGGAACCCACCCTCCGCGGGTGTCGCCTTCTCCCGATTCTGCTCGGCCGACCTCCCGGCGCTTACTGCCTTCTACGACCCGGTGACGGGCCTCGGTTATCACGGCCGGCTCTTGACGAACGGTGAGGAATCGGGGGCCGAGGGTAGGACCTTCGCCCATACGCTGGATGGGATCAGCTACGAGCTTCCGTGGCTGGGCAAGCTCAGCTTCGAGAACGTCGTGGCCCATCCGGCCGCCGGCACCCGCACCGTTGTCGTCGGCCTCGACGATAGCTCCGGCGGCCAGGTTTACGTCTACGTAGGGGAGAAGCGGGCCAGCGGCAATCCCGTGGAGAAGGCCGGCCTGGTGGGCGGCGTCTTGTTCGGCCTGAAGATCGAGGGCGTAACGCAGGAGACCGACGCCCTGCAACTCGCGAAGGGGAGCCGGTTCACCCTGCAGCGACTCGGGGACGTCTCCACCTGGACGGGAGCCCGGCTGGAGGAGGAGTCTCGCCGGGCCGGGGTGACCGCGTTCCAGCGGCCCGAGGACGGCGCCTGGGATCCCAACCACCCCAACGACTTCTACTTCGTCACCACCGCAAGCTTCAACAACAGGAGCCGGCTGTGGCGACTTCGGTTCGACGATATCCGCCGTCCTGAACTGGGCGGCACGGTGGAGATGTTGCTGACCGGCAACGAGGGCCCTAAGACGATGGATAACCTGACGGTCACGACCGGCGGGCAGCTCCTGATCCAGGAGGACCCGGGCGAGAATCCCCACCTGGCTACCATCTGGAGCTACGACATCGCCACGGGGGCGCTCACGCCGGTAGCTCAGCACGATCCCGCCCGCTTCCGCCAAGGCGGCCAGAGCTTCCTCACCGAGGACGAGGAGTCTTCGGGGATCGTCGACGCCTCCCAGATCCTCGGCGACGGTTGGGTCCTGCTGGACGTACAGGCCCACTACAAGCAGAGCGACCCGGAGCTGGCCGAGGGCGGGCAGCTTCTGGCCATGCGGATACCTCGCCGGTGA
- a CDS encoding LolA family protein, with translation MQPLRRLAGGRGGGLRRQSCRFAAPAVLVALMGLVACGLAPEAAAGTSAGAPPATAQAVLERVEAAARDRRDMSARLTIEAIDARGRRARSVLMAAFIREPALARIEIAEPSALRGQTYVLDGAARELRLYLPVTHQIVVQRLDEAPVAPVAPERLLRDMGDRQGAPALRLIGTEQAEGATLYVLEGPLPSSSIASGGDVSLTGLPLPSLGDTLADGGSVRIWVDGRSWVPVRFVVYDPRGGQRASLSLTAVRLDQGLRPEQLRRLPEDAEVVEG, from the coding sequence ATGCAGCCGCTACGGCGTCTCGCAGGCGGACGGGGAGGCGGCCTGCGCCGGCAGTCGTGCCGATTCGCCGCCCCGGCCGTGCTCGTGGCCCTGATGGGTCTCGTCGCCTGCGGGCTCGCCCCGGAGGCCGCGGCAGGGACGTCCGCCGGCGCGCCTCCTGCCACCGCCCAAGCCGTGCTGGAGCGCGTCGAGGCGGCGGCTCGGGACCGGCGCGACATGTCCGCACGCCTCACCATCGAAGCCATCGATGCACGGGGGCGGCGAGCGCGCTCGGTGCTGATGGCTGCCTTCATCCGGGAGCCGGCCCTGGCACGCATCGAGATCGCCGAACCCTCGGCCTTGAGGGGACAGACCTACGTGCTGGACGGCGCAGCCCGCGAGCTGCGGCTGTACCTGCCCGTCACGCACCAGATCGTGGTGCAGCGCCTCGACGAGGCCCCGGTCGCCCCCGTCGCCCCGGAGCGCCTGCTGCGCGACATGGGCGACCGGCAGGGCGCGCCGGCCCTGCGGCTGATCGGCACCGAGCAGGCCGAGGGGGCTACGCTCTACGTCCTGGAAGGGCCTCTCCCGTCGAGCAGCATAGCGTCCGGCGGCGACGTCAGCCTTACCGGGCTGCCCCTGCCCTCGCTGGGCGACACGCTGGCCGATGGCGGCTCGGTGCGCATCTGGGTCGACGGGCGCTCCTGGGTGCCGGTCCGGTTCGTGGTCTACGACCCCCGCGGTGGGCAGCGGGCCTCTTTGAGCCTCACCGCGGTGCGCCTCGACCAGGGGCTTCGTCCCGAGCAGTTGCGCCGCCTGCCCGAGGACGCCGAGGTCGTCGAGGGGTAA
- a CDS encoding adenosylcobalamin-dependent ribonucleoside-diphosphate reductase has translation MGGRPYRWGPVQELIFLDRYSPKAAREEIQAGDVVVVMTSDDRRYPAKEVGIVEAVEGDEVVVRLKVNGEVIRRPRNRCDKPLETRPEQMWDRLARAAARVEAEGQRARLAREFRWLLDGFRFVPGGRINAMLGTDQALTAYNCYVIPVRGRTSDVPPDSRHAIIDTLGNMVEIMARGGGVGINLSVLRPRLAYVKGVNGKSSGSVSWGALFSFATGLVEQGGSRRGALMLILNVWHPDVVEFINAKRDFAAITNANISVGITEEFERALEADAEWELVFPDTTDPDYDRLWDGDLKKWRALGKPVKVYQRLRARDLFRQIVESAWASAEPGFVRLDYANAMSNSWYFAPLISTNPCGEQPLPPWGVCLLGHLNLARFVEEGKVKWEELARAARLAVRFLDDVIDITPYFFEENERQQKLERRVGMGTMGLGEMLIHLGIRYGSPEAVKFADELYGFIAREAYLGSVDLAREKGPFPAFDADRFLQSGFMKTMPEDVREAVRRHGIRNVTLMTQAPTGTTGTMAGTSTGIEPYYAWSYYRHGRLGRKEVFEPVVQEYFEAHPELGGDVKKLPPHFVTALELTPEEHVRMQAAIQRWVDSAISKTANLPAHYTVEQTMELYQLAIKLGCKGVTIYRDRSRDEQVLVAKDETSPGQQAEVERRAAEARTELAGAPVAAPAQAGRGWSSPLEVEPRAVIGEVPEEVQGFTYRQKTLVGTARVVINEHPRGQPFEAIIVLGKGGMDITADAEAIGRLISLYLRTPSPISNLEKLALVVEQLRNIGGAQPFGFGPDRVLSMPDALAKALERYLRTRRAGEEASGQTGQGGAEGQEEAEGAEGEGGQVAADGGGRGESAQVRRRPVVRPDPPDGGPAGQRASQPQGRRKGATTGASLAVSGPVAAEARGQAIPGPTLSAVTEPGKSTSNGHVQPLAGADICPVCGQAQYVRVEGCGYCQNCGYTRC, from the coding sequence ATGGGGGGTAGGCCCTACCGCTGGGGCCCGGTCCAGGAGCTCATCTTCCTCGACCGGTACAGCCCCAAGGCGGCGCGCGAAGAGATCCAGGCCGGCGACGTCGTCGTGGTGATGACCAGCGACGACCGCCGGTATCCAGCCAAGGAGGTCGGCATCGTCGAGGCCGTCGAGGGCGACGAGGTGGTCGTCCGGCTCAAGGTCAACGGCGAGGTGATCCGCCGGCCTCGCAACCGTTGCGACAAGCCCCTGGAGACCCGCCCCGAGCAGATGTGGGACCGGCTGGCGCGGGCGGCGGCCCGAGTGGAGGCCGAGGGGCAGCGGGCGCGGCTGGCTCGCGAGTTTCGGTGGCTGCTCGACGGCTTTCGCTTCGTGCCTGGCGGCCGGATCAACGCCATGCTGGGCACCGACCAGGCCCTGACCGCCTACAACTGCTACGTCATCCCCGTGCGGGGCCGCACATCCGACGTGCCCCCCGACTCTCGCCACGCCATCATCGACACCCTGGGCAACATGGTGGAGATCATGGCGCGAGGCGGCGGGGTGGGCATCAACCTGTCGGTGCTGCGCCCGCGCCTGGCCTACGTCAAGGGCGTCAACGGCAAGTCGTCGGGCTCGGTCTCGTGGGGCGCCCTCTTCAGCTTCGCCACGGGGCTGGTGGAGCAGGGGGGCAGCCGGCGGGGCGCGCTGATGCTCATCCTCAACGTCTGGCATCCCGACGTGGTGGAGTTCATCAACGCCAAGCGGGACTTCGCTGCCATCACCAACGCCAACATCAGTGTCGGCATCACCGAGGAGTTCGAGCGCGCCCTGGAGGCCGACGCGGAGTGGGAGCTGGTCTTTCCCGACACCACCGACCCCGACTACGACCGTCTCTGGGACGGCGACCTCAAGAAGTGGCGGGCGCTCGGCAAGCCCGTCAAGGTCTACCAGCGCCTGCGGGCCCGGGATCTCTTCCGGCAGATCGTCGAGTCGGCCTGGGCCTCGGCGGAGCCGGGCTTCGTGCGGCTCGACTACGCCAACGCCATGTCCAACTCGTGGTACTTCGCCCCCCTCATCAGCACCAACCCGTGCGGCGAGCAGCCGTTGCCGCCCTGGGGCGTCTGCCTGCTGGGGCACCTCAACCTGGCGCGCTTCGTCGAGGAGGGCAAAGTCAAGTGGGAGGAGCTGGCCCGGGCGGCCCGGCTGGCCGTGCGCTTCCTCGACGACGTCATCGACATCACGCCCTACTTCTTCGAAGAGAACGAGCGCCAGCAGAAGCTGGAGCGGCGTGTCGGCATGGGCACCATGGGGCTGGGCGAGATGCTGATCCACCTGGGCATCCGCTACGGCAGCCCCGAGGCCGTCAAGTTCGCGGACGAGCTGTACGGCTTCATCGCCCGCGAGGCGTACCTGGGCTCGGTGGATCTGGCCCGGGAGAAGGGGCCGTTCCCGGCGTTCGACGCGGACAGGTTCCTGCAGTCGGGCTTCATGAAGACGATGCCGGAGGACGTGCGGGAGGCGGTGCGGCGCCACGGCATCCGCAACGTCACCCTCATGACCCAGGCCCCCACGGGCACGACGGGCACCATGGCGGGCACGTCGACGGGCATCGAGCCCTACTACGCCTGGTCCTACTACCGCCACGGGCGGCTGGGGCGCAAGGAGGTCTTCGAGCCGGTGGTGCAGGAGTACTTCGAGGCGCACCCCGAGCTCGGCGGCGACGTCAAGAAGCTGCCCCCCCACTTCGTCACGGCCCTGGAGCTGACGCCAGAGGAGCACGTGCGCATGCAGGCCGCCATCCAGCGGTGGGTGGACTCCGCCATCAGCAAGACGGCCAACCTGCCCGCGCACTACACCGTCGAGCAGACGATGGAGCTGTATCAGCTTGCCATCAAGCTCGGCTGCAAGGGCGTCACCATCTACCGGGATCGGTCACGCGACGAGCAGGTGCTGGTGGCCAAAGACGAGACGTCACCGGGTCAGCAGGCGGAGGTGGAGCGGCGGGCGGCCGAGGCCAGGACAGAGCTGGCCGGTGCGCCGGTGGCGGCGCCGGCGCAGGCAGGGCGTGGCTGGAGCTCGCCGCTCGAGGTGGAGCCCCGGGCCGTCATCGGCGAGGTGCCCGAGGAGGTGCAGGGCTTCACCTACCGGCAAAAGACGCTCGTCGGCACCGCCCGGGTCGTCATCAACGAGCATCCCAGGGGCCAGCCCTTCGAGGCCATCATCGTGCTGGGCAAGGGCGGCATGGACATCACGGCCGACGCCGAGGCCATCGGGCGGCTCATCTCGCTCTACCTGCGCACGCCCAGCCCCATCAGCAACCTGGAGAAGCTGGCGCTGGTGGTCGAGCAGCTGCGCAACATCGGCGGGGCCCAGCCGTTCGGCTTCGGGCCGGACCGGGTGCTCTCCATGCCCGACGCGCTGGCCAAGGCGCTGGAGCGCTACCTGCGGACCCGGCGCGCCGGCGAGGAGGCGAGCGGGCAGACGGGGCAGGGCGGTGCCGAGGGCCAGGAGGAGGCGGAGGGCGCCGAGGGCGAGGGCGGGCAGGTGGCAGCCGACGGCGGTGGCCGCGGCGAGAGCGCCCAGGTGCGGCGGAGGCCGGTGGTGCGGCCCGATCCGCCGGACGGCGGCCCGGCAGGGCAGCGAGCCTCGCAGCCCCAGGGGCGCCGCAAGGGGGCAACGACCGGCGCGAGCCTGGCGGTCAGCGGCCCCGTGGCCGCCGAGGCCAGGGGGCAGGCGATCCCGGGCCCGACGCTGTCCGCCGTGACCGAGCCCGGCAAGAGCACGAGCAACGGGCACGTGCAGCCCCTGGCGGGAGCCGACATCTGCCCGGTCTGCGGGCAGGCGCAGTACGTGCGGGTGGAGGGCTGCGGGTACTGTCAAAACTGCGGCTACACCCGCTGCTGA
- a CDS encoding ABC transporter ATP-binding protein translates to MGTEASWAIRTVGLAKRFGAIRALDSVDLRVPAGCIYGFVGPNGSGKTTAIAIVLGLMRPSEGQVELLGEPLGSRRYADALSQVGALVQAPAFYPFLSGRDNLRVLAASRRPVDERELDEALDRVGLLDRAHRRYQTYSLGMRQRLAIALALVGRPRLVILDEPTNGLDPVGIQEVRQLVRELGRSGLTVFLSSHLLHEVEQVCDEVGVIVHGRLVAQGPVAQLLRPRGLRLRVSAGPANGRPAARDGQLARQAAAHLEALPWRPRVELAGDALWVEAPPERGAELTRALAQAGIWVSEMVPVRSTLEQYFMELAAATPGGNGRP, encoded by the coding sequence TTGGGCACGGAGGCATCATGGGCCATCCGCACCGTAGGGCTCGCCAAGCGGTTCGGTGCGATACGAGCCCTCGATTCCGTCGACCTCAGAGTCCCGGCAGGGTGCATCTACGGCTTCGTCGGGCCTAACGGATCGGGCAAGACCACGGCCATCGCCATCGTGCTGGGGCTGATGCGCCCCAGCGAAGGGCAGGTCGAGCTCCTGGGGGAGCCCCTCGGCTCGCGCCGGTACGCCGACGCCCTGAGCCAGGTGGGGGCGCTGGTGCAGGCGCCGGCCTTCTACCCCTTCCTGTCGGGGCGCGACAACCTGCGGGTGCTGGCGGCGTCGCGCCGGCCGGTGGACGAGCGCGAGCTCGACGAGGCCCTGGACCGGGTGGGGCTGCTGGACCGGGCCCACCGGCGCTACCAGACCTACTCGCTGGGCATGCGCCAGCGCCTGGCCATCGCGCTGGCCCTGGTGGGGCGACCGCGCCTGGTCATCCTCGACGAGCCCACCAACGGCCTCGATCCCGTCGGCATCCAGGAGGTGCGCCAGCTGGTCCGGGAGCTGGGCCGGTCGGGGCTGACCGTCTTCTTGTCGAGCCACCTGCTGCACGAGGTGGAGCAGGTCTGCGACGAGGTGGGCGTCATCGTGCACGGCCGGCTGGTCGCGCAGGGGCCCGTGGCCCAGCTGCTGCGCCCCCGCGGCTTGCGGCTGCGGGTCAGCGCGGGTCCGGCCAACGGACGGCCGGCGGCCCGTGACGGTCAGCTGGCGCGGCAGGCGGCGGCCCATCTCGAGGCGCTGCCCTGGCGCCCCAGGGTGGAGCTGGCCGGCGACGCGTTGTGGGTCGAGGCGCCGCCGGAGCGGGGGGCCGAGCTGACGAGGGCCCTGGCCCAGGCGGGCATCTGGGTCAGCGAGATGGTGCCGGTGCGCAGCACGCTGGAGCAGTACTTCATGGAGCTGGCGGCGGCGACCCCGGGGGGCAACGGACGGCCGTGA
- a CDS encoding M28 family peptidase: MGAWEHLEQLTAWPHRGSTSVYETEAARWLAQTLRSMGYAVAVEPFRAPAATLYAGPPLVGAVVAGAVALALAVPGPWGATVAAVVALAAVALLLQEALLLRPGFDRILPVRPSQNVVASWPDGPGSGPLVLVVAHYDTQRGSWLFAPWFRRGLPVFFKVAYGGVALAVIGLLAGAVAGWLGAGWTGWRWVAGAGATVTAATMGSLALAGWRGRPVNGANDNGSGTAVVLALAQRWAARASRPGVEVRFVLTGSEEVGTRGMWAYLDGHPELRARPVYVVNVDNVGGGSLRALRHEGMLLPVPCGRRLGRLVEALVQEGRLSWWDRMLLLSTDAGPAAVRGYEAITFIGLDERGEIPHYHWFSDMIRHVDREHLERVADTIGSFIDRLVSELSEGTPSRPGV, encoded by the coding sequence GTGGGAGCGTGGGAGCACCTCGAGCAGCTGACGGCGTGGCCGCACCGTGGCTCGACCTCCGTGTACGAGACGGAGGCCGCGCGGTGGCTCGCACAGACGCTGCGCTCCATGGGCTACGCCGTCGCGGTGGAGCCGTTTCGGGCCCCGGCGGCGACCCTCTACGCCGGGCCACCCCTGGTGGGGGCCGTCGTGGCGGGCGCCGTAGCGCTGGCGCTGGCCGTGCCGGGGCCATGGGGGGCCACTGTCGCCGCCGTCGTCGCCCTGGCGGCGGTGGCGCTGCTGTTGCAGGAGGCGCTCCTGCTACGCCCGGGCTTCGACCGGATCCTGCCCGTACGCCCCAGCCAAAACGTCGTGGCCTCCTGGCCGGACGGGCCAGGGTCGGGCCCGCTGGTGCTGGTGGTGGCCCACTACGACACCCAGCGCGGCAGCTGGCTGTTCGCCCCGTGGTTTCGGAGGGGGCTGCCCGTCTTCTTCAAGGTGGCCTACGGCGGCGTCGCACTGGCCGTGATCGGCTTGCTGGCAGGGGCCGTGGCGGGGTGGTTGGGGGCCGGGTGGACGGGCTGGCGGTGGGTGGCCGGGGCGGGCGCGACGGTGACGGCCGCGACCATGGGCTCGCTGGCGCTGGCCGGATGGAGAGGCCGCCCCGTCAACGGCGCCAACGACAACGGCTCCGGCACGGCCGTCGTGCTGGCCCTGGCGCAGCGGTGGGCCGCCCGGGCGAGCCGCCCGGGTGTGGAGGTGCGCTTCGTGCTGACGGGTTCCGAAGAGGTCGGCACCCGGGGCATGTGGGCGTATCTCGACGGCCATCCGGAGCTGCGGGCACGTCCGGTCTACGTGGTCAACGTCGACAACGTGGGTGGGGGGAGCCTGCGGGCCCTGCGGCACGAGGGGATGCTGCTCCCCGTGCCGTGCGGGCGGCGGCTGGGTCGGCTGGTCGAGGCGCTGGTGCAGGAGGGGCGCCTCTCATGGTGGGATCGCATGCTGCTGCTGAGCACCGATGCAGGGCCCGCCGCGGTGCGGGGATACGAGGCGATCACGTTCATCGGGCTGGACGAGCGCGGGGAGATCCCCCACTACCACTGGTTCTCTGATATGATCCGGCACGTCGACCGGGAGCACCTGGAGCGCGTCGCCGACACCATCGGGAGCTTCATCGACCGCCTGGTCTCGGAGCTGAGCGAGGGCACGCCGTCTCGTCCGGGGGTTTGA
- a CDS encoding patatin-like phospholipase family protein — MTGAQESHPARPRLGLALGGGGARGFAHIGVIRALLRAGIPIDVMAGTSMGAIVAVAFALGDPERSGIIDRLEQGHPVVGTPLPPRYPGEQESLMTRVRRLVMTERILTSNIRGWGTPLLDVMPLLTEMTRGLRLEDAPIPVGVVATDLERGERALLTRGDAALAAMASAALPLVFPPVRFEGRLLVDGGFVELVPVMAARELGADVVVAVDVSNEATGTVKNGLEALIRAAAIASRQHTRMLLRRADLVLRPEFAVPVDTLDFGRARYAIEAGLRAGREAVERVRDLLERADGTGRREAPPGESSSAWERGSTSSS, encoded by the coding sequence ATGACGGGTGCGCAGGAGAGCCACCCGGCGCGCCCCCGCCTGGGGCTTGCCCTGGGTGGCGGGGGGGCCCGAGGCTTCGCCCACATCGGGGTCATCCGCGCGCTGTTGCGGGCGGGCATCCCCATCGACGTGATGGCGGGCACCAGCATGGGAGCCATCGTGGCCGTGGCCTTCGCCCTGGGCGACCCCGAGCGCAGCGGCATCATCGATCGGCTCGAGCAGGGACATCCCGTGGTGGGCACGCCCCTGCCGCCTCGCTACCCCGGCGAGCAGGAGAGCCTCATGACCCGGGTCCGTCGCCTGGTGATGACGGAGCGGATCCTGACCAGCAACATCCGGGGATGGGGCACCCCGCTGCTGGACGTGATGCCGCTCTTGACCGAGATGACCCGGGGGCTGCGCCTCGAGGACGCGCCCATCCCCGTGGGCGTGGTGGCCACGGACCTGGAGCGAGGCGAGCGCGCGTTGCTGACACGGGGCGATGCCGCCCTGGCGGCCATGGCCAGCGCCGCGCTGCCCCTGGTCTTCCCGCCCGTGCGATTCGAGGGGCGGCTCCTGGTCGACGGGGGCTTCGTCGAGCTGGTGCCGGTGATGGCGGCGCGTGAGCTGGGGGCCGACGTGGTGGTGGCCGTCGACGTCAGCAACGAGGCGACCGGCACCGTCAAAAACGGCCTCGAGGCCCTGATCCGGGCCGCGGCCATCGCGTCACGCCAGCACACCCGGATGCTCCTGCGCCGGGCCGACCTGGTGCTGCGTCCGGAGTTCGCGGTGCCGGTGGATACGCTCGACTTCGGCCGCGCACGGTATGCCATCGAGGCGGGGCTGCGGGCCGGGCGTGAGGCGGTGGAGCGGGTGCGGGATCTGCTGGAGCGGGCCGATGGCACCGGCAGGCGCGAGGCGCCGCCCGGCGAATCTTCCTCCGCGTGGGAGCGTGGGAGCACCTCGAGCAGCTGA
- a CDS encoding SCP2 sterol-binding domain-containing protein, translated as MASAAEFLEKVVERINAQPQRLGVDSASFQFTLTGDGGGTWTMVIQDGRASVQQGAVSSPQVTVEMSVADFQEMLAGRLGPVAAYMSGRLRLVGDIGLAMRLQPYLS; from the coding sequence ATGGCCTCGGCAGCGGAGTTCCTGGAGAAGGTCGTCGAGCGCATCAATGCCCAGCCCCAGCGGTTGGGGGTCGACAGCGCCTCCTTTCAGTTCACCCTGACGGGTGACGGGGGTGGCACGTGGACCATGGTGATCCAGGATGGCCGTGCCTCGGTGCAGCAAGGGGCGGTGTCGTCTCCCCAGGTCACCGTCGAGATGAGCGTCGCGGACTTCCAGGAGATGCTGGCGGGCCGCCTGGGCCCGGTCGCCGCCTACATGAGCGGCCGGCTGCGGCTGGTGGGCGACATCGGGCTGGCCATGAGGTTGCAGCCGTACCTCTCCTGA
- a CDS encoding DUF1256 domain-containing protein, whose amino-acid sequence MPWLGTVDSSHWTADFRLARLLEYVYVKTGRRQPVVVVGLGLSLDRPGSVGPTVATELAKVYPYVFGHGGHEVARHNVEATFFRITEEFPQSFVVVVDGTSGESEEDGHVIAWSASVEPDEEFMTARQALGAAAGGGRRGLPSPLDERQVPRTATLGTDIATVPAQVGLIGVVGPVVGPASAHQRRFMATCDAIIDGILRFFYRTGQLL is encoded by the coding sequence ATGCCGTGGCTGGGTACGGTGGATTCCAGCCACTGGACGGCCGACTTCCGGCTGGCCAGGCTTCTCGAGTACGTCTACGTCAAGACGGGGCGGCGCCAGCCCGTGGTGGTGGTCGGCCTGGGGCTGTCGCTGGACCGGCCTGGGAGCGTCGGGCCCACGGTGGCCACGGAGCTGGCCAAGGTCTATCCCTACGTCTTCGGCCACGGCGGCCACGAGGTGGCGCGCCACAACGTGGAGGCCACCTTCTTCCGGATCACCGAGGAGTTTCCGCAGTCCTTCGTCGTCGTCGTGGACGGCACGTCGGGCGAGAGCGAGGAGGACGGCCACGTCATCGCTTGGTCGGCCAGCGTCGAGCCGGACGAGGAGTTCATGACGGCCCGGCAGGCGCTGGGGGCGGCGGCCGGCGGGGGCCGGCGGGGGTTGCCCAGCCCCCTCGACGAGCGCCAGGTGCCGCGCACCGCCACGCTGGGCACCGACATCGCCACCGTGCCGGCCCAGGTGGGGCTCATCGGCGTGGTGGGGCCGGTGGTGGGGCCGGCTTCGGCGCACCAGCGGCGCTTCATGGCGACGTGCGACGCCATCATCGACGGCATCCTCCGCTTCTTCTACCGCACCGGCCAGCTGCTGTGA
- a CDS encoding inosine/xanthosine triphosphatase — translation MAAPGSPPAGPDGGPRVVAVGSTNPAKVEPVGDLLRRLFGTCRVEAVGVPSGVAAQPLSLEETRRGAEGRARAALEALDEAVWGVGIEGGMHLEAGERGWLVTVAAVADRQGRISTGEGLRLALPPLMVRALLAGQELAEVVDDWFGTEGARVDPGAVGLLTRGLVTRRHLVADAVLAALVPRLHPELYGI, via the coding sequence ATGGCGGCTCCCGGTAGCCCGCCTGCCGGCCCGGACGGCGGGCCCCGGGTGGTGGCCGTCGGCTCCACCAACCCCGCCAAGGTCGAGCCGGTCGGCGATCTGCTGCGGCGGCTCTTCGGCACCTGCCGGGTGGAGGCCGTGGGGGTGCCCAGCGGCGTGGCCGCCCAGCCCCTGTCGCTGGAGGAGACGCGGCGCGGAGCCGAGGGGCGGGCGCGAGCCGCGCTGGAGGCCCTCGACGAAGCCGTCTGGGGCGTGGGGATCGAGGGCGGGATGCACCTCGAGGCCGGCGAGCGCGGGTGGCTCGTCACGGTCGCGGCCGTCGCTGACCGCCAGGGCCGCATCAGCACGGGCGAGGGCCTGCGGCTGGCGCTGCCGCCGCTTATGGTACGGGCCCTTCTCGCCGGCCAGGAACTGGCCGAGGTGGTGGATGACTGGTTCGGCACCGAGGGGGCGAGGGTGGACCCGGGCGCTGTCGGCCTGCTCACCCGGGGGCTGGTCACCCGGCGTCACCTGGTGGCCGACGCCGTGCTGGCAGCCCTGGTGCCCCGCTTGCATCCCGAGCTCTACGGGATCTGA